The genomic interval GTCGTCGCTCGAGCGGGCTGCGGCCTTCTCGAGCACCCATGAGGCGAACGTGGCCGTCACCACGCCGACCACCGCGACGCCGCCCGCCATCAGCCCGACGGCGACGGTCCTGCCCCCAGGGGTGACCGGGTAGTAGTCGCCGTAGCCGACGGTCGTGATCGTCACGAACGCCCACCACACGGCATCCCCGAAGGTCTCGATGTTCGCACCGGGCGCGCCGCGCTCGGCGTCGAGCACCGCGAGCGCCGCCACCCAGATCAGGATGAGCGCGGCTCCCGCGCCGTAGACGGAGATGCGGCTTCGCAGCGCGGTTCCCTGGGAGGTTCGCTTCGAGGAGATCCTGGTGAACGCCTGCAGCAACCGCAGCGGCTTGAGGGGCGGCAGTACGACGACGAGCAGATCGAAGATGTGGTGCCGGAACCAACGGCCACGGGGTGACGACAGCCAGAGCCGGACCAGGTAGTCGATGATGAAGACGATCCACGTCGCGAAGATGAGTCCGCGCGCGATGCTCTCGGCCGTGCCCTGCAGATCGGCGATCACCTGCCACGAGTAGGCGACGATGAACACCAACGACGCCACGAGCAGCGGCCAGTAGGTCAGCTGGAACCACCGTTCCTCGGTCATTCCGCTGCTCCGGCCGGTGGTCATGGCACCGCTCCCCCCGGCCTCGCGGCCGCCGTGTCGCCGGAGAGCCAGCGCAGCCAGCGCTTGTCGGGATCGCCCTCCAGCACGAGCGCTCGCACCAGCAGCGTGAGCGGGATCGACAGGATGGCGCCCAGCGGCCCGATGATGAAGGTCCAGAAGATGACCGAGAAGAAGCTCAGCGTGAGACTGAGGTTCACTGCGTCGCTCACGAACTTCGGCTGGACGAGCACCTGCAGCGTCACGTTCACGACGCAGTAGACCGCGATGACGGCGAGCATGAGCGGCCAGCCGCCGACGACCAGAGCCAGCAGCGCCGGCGGGATGAGGCCGATCACGAAGCCGATGTTCGGGATGAAGTTCGTCACGAACGCGAGGATCGCCCAGACCGCAGGTGCGGGCACGCCGAGCGCCCATAGCGCAAGGCCGTCGATGATCGCCACGACCGCACCGAAGCTCGCGTTGACGACGTAGTAGCGGCGAACCCCCGAGTTGAAGAGGACGAACCGCCGCACCAACGGCTTCACACCTGCGCCGAACGCCCGCTCAGCGTGTGTGTAGCGGGCACCGTCGGCCGCCATGAAGATCACGTACGCCAGGACGAAGAAGAAGGCCGTGAGCACGCTCAGCACCGTGCCGCCGAGCGATGCCGCGAAGCTGAGGATGTTCGAGGGATCGAGAACGGATGCCGCGGCACCCGCTCCCTCTTGATCGAGCCCGAAGGACTGGAGCCAGGTGATGATCGACTGCGCGGTCGTCTGGAGTTGATCGCTGAAGTCGCCGACGAGGCGCGCGAACTGGATGCCGGCGAAAGTCAGCAGGAGGGCCAGGAACGCGAGGATGAGGTATGCCACGACGATGACGGCGGTCGTCGCGGCCCATGGCGGCCAACCGCGGCGCTCGAGCGGATGTCGGACCGGATGGCAGATGATGACCATGACCGCGCCGAGAACCAGCGGCCCGACGAGGTCACGGGCGAACGAAAGACCCGCGAGGGCGATCACAGCGGCGGCGAGCCCGATGAGAACCCGCAGTGTCGGAGACATCGCCGGAGCTGCAGGGGGTGCCGGAGCGTGGGACTGTCTCACGGCGCCAGGCTATCCGCGGCCCCGCGCACACCCGCGAGGGCGCGCCCGGACAGTCCCACGACTGTGGGCCGTCACTCGCCGTCGCGTTCGGCGAGCCGCTCATCACAGCCCGTTCAGCCGCCGATGACCGACTCGGCATTGCCCGATGGCTCAGGGTCGGGCAGCCGCCGCATCCGGAACGCATTGCCGATGCCCGCGAGGCCGGCGAGGATCGGGATGAAGAGCGCCACCTGCAAGGCGATCGGACGGGCCTGCTCGTTGATGGCGATCACCTCGTCCTGCACATCCTGCGGCTCGCCGGCGAGCATGTCGTTGAGCTGGGTGGTCGACATCAGCTGCGCGTCGTCTTCCAGCGTCGCGGAGATCTGCGCCTTGTCGTCGGACGGCAGCACGGTGCTGGCGTCCACCATCGCGGTGAACGTGAACGCGAGCGTGGCGAGCATGATCGCACCTGCGAACGCGAGGCCGAACGACAGGCCGAACGATCCGGCAGCCGAGTTGACTCCCGCCGCCTCACTCACCCGCTCGTTCGAGATCGGCGCAAGCGTGTAGTTGTTGAGCTGCGAGACCAGCAGCCCGAGTCCGGCGCCTGCGATGATGAGCGGGATCGTGAGCCACCAGCCCGAGGTCGCGAGCGGCACGATCGGCACGATGATCCCCAACCCCACGACCAGCAGGATGAAGCCCAGCAGGATGAGGTTGGCCGGCCGCCCCTTCGCTCTTCGTCCGGCGAGGATCGCCACGACGAACATGCTGAGCGAGAGCGGCGCGATCGAGAGACCGGCCTCGAGCGCGTTGTACTCCAGCACCATCTGCAGGTAGAGCGGCAGCACGATCATCGTGCCGCCGAGCGCGATCTGCTGCAGCAGCTGTCCGCTCACGCCCGACTGGAAGGGCTTCGAGCGGAACAGAGCGGGATCGATCAGCGTCGCCTTCTGTCGCTTCTTGCGGCTGACGATCCACCATGCGAAGCCGAGCATCGCGATGACGCCCAGGCCGATCAGCAGCGCGACGTACTCACCGCCCTCCTGCCAGACCAGGATGCCGAGCACGATGCCGCCCATGCCGACCACCGAGAGCGCGGCGCCTCCCCAGTCGACGATCCGCGATCCGGTGTAGTTCGCGTCCTTGACGAGTCCGATTCCCGAGAGCACCACCGCGATCACCACCGCTTCGAGGGCGAACCCGACGCGCCACGTCCAGACGGTCGTGATGAATCCGCCGAGAAGTGGTCCCACCGCGGCGGCGATGGCGGCAGAGGCGCCGACGAGGGCGTACACGCGCTTCTGCTGCGCGCCCTCGAAGTTGCCGTGGATGAGCGACTGCATGGCAGGCAGCAGGAGTGACGCCCCGATACCGCCGATGACGGCCCAGAAGATGACGACCGCCATGAGGTCCTGCGCGAACACCATCGCGACAGCTCCGACTGCGTACCCGAGAAGTCCGAGCACGTAAGCGCGCTTACGCCCGATGAGATCGCCGGTCTTGCCGCCGATCAGAATGAAGGCGGCCGAGACCAGCGCCTCGAGGGCGATGGCACCCTGCACACCGCTGGCGGTGGTGCCGAGGTCGTGGACGACCGCGGAGATCGACACATTCATGAGGGATGTGTCGAACACGAGGACGAACATCGCCATGGCGAGGAGGATCGCGAGCCGGGTGTTGAGCTTCCCCGTCGTGGGCGAGGTTTCTGTCATGCGCTCACTGAACCACACCGCCCACCGCGAGGGATAGATGCCGCTCGATCGCGTCAGGGTGCGCCGACGTCCTCGTCGGACTCCCCTGGCGTCGTGTCGGGGCCCGCCGGCGCGTCGAGCGGCCGCCGCGGCCGCCAGACCACGAGCTCGGTCGCACGGCGCGTGCGCGTGCCATGGCGCAGCGTGACGACGGCACCCGTCGAACCGGCCGCGAACACCCGCGCACCCGGGCGGCGCTCGAGCTCGGTCCGCATGCGCTCCTCGAGTTCGTGCACCCGGACGTGCAGTTCGCGCACCCGCTCCTCGAGGTCGAGGATGCGCGCGATGGCCGGAAGGCCGATGCCCTCCCCCGACATCCGAGCCACCTGCCGCAGCTGCTCGACGTGGTGCAGCGAGTACCGGCGCGAGCCGCCCTGGGTGCGCGCGGGCACGACGAGGCCGAGGCGGTCGTACTGACGCAGGGTCTGCGGATGCATGCCCGACAGTTCCGCGGCGACGGCGATCGCGAGGATGGGTGCGTCCTCGTCGAGTTCGCGGTGCTCAACCATCAGCCGCGCGCCTTCGCCATGAGGTCGGCTCGCGGATTCTCCTTCGGCTCGAGGCGGTGGTAGCGCTCGAGCGCTTCGCGGGCTTCGTCGTCGAGGTGCGACGGCACCGCGACCTGGACTTCCGCGAGGAGGTCTCCGGTTCCCTTCGTGGTCTGCACTCCTCGG from Microbacterium pumilum carries:
- a CDS encoding MFS transporter produces the protein MTETSPTTGKLNTRLAILLAMAMFVLVFDTSLMNVSISAVVHDLGTTASGVQGAIALEALVSAAFILIGGKTGDLIGRKRAYVLGLLGYAVGAVAMVFAQDLMAVVIFWAVIGGIGASLLLPAMQSLIHGNFEGAQQKRVYALVGASAAIAAAVGPLLGGFITTVWTWRVGFALEAVVIAVVLSGIGLVKDANYTGSRIVDWGGAALSVVGMGGIVLGILVWQEGGEYVALLIGLGVIAMLGFAWWIVSRKKRQKATLIDPALFRSKPFQSGVSGQLLQQIALGGTMIVLPLYLQMVLEYNALEAGLSIAPLSLSMFVVAILAGRRAKGRPANLILLGFILLVVGLGIIVPIVPLATSGWWLTIPLIIAGAGLGLLVSQLNNYTLAPISNERVSEAAGVNSAAGSFGLSFGLAFAGAIMLATLAFTFTAMVDASTVLPSDDKAQISATLEDDAQLMSTTQLNDMLAGEPQDVQDEVIAINEQARPIALQVALFIPILAGLAGIGNAFRMRRLPDPEPSGNAESVIGG
- a CDS encoding potassium channel family protein translates to MTTGRSSGMTEERWFQLTYWPLLVASLVFIVAYSWQVIADLQGTAESIARGLIFATWIVFIIDYLVRLWLSSPRGRWFRHHIFDLLVVVLPPLKPLRLLQAFTRISSKRTSQGTALRSRISVYGAGAALILIWVAALAVLDAERGAPGANIETFGDAVWWAFVTITTVGYGDYYPVTPGGRTVAVGLMAGGVAVVGVVTATFASWVLEKAAARSSDDDEPATRGQVRNVARSLAELTAKLGEPPAK
- a CDS encoding heat shock protein transcriptional repressor HspR, producing the protein MVEHRELDEDAPILAIAVAAELSGMHPQTLRQYDRLGLVVPARTQGGSRRYSLHHVEQLRQVARMSGEGIGLPAIARILDLEERVRELHVRVHELEERMRTELERRPGARVFAAGSTGAVVTLRHGTRTRRATELVVWRPRRPLDAPAGPDTTPGESDEDVGAP
- a CDS encoding AI-2E family transporter, yielding MRQSHAPAPPAAPAMSPTLRVLIGLAAAVIALAGLSFARDLVGPLVLGAVMVIICHPVRHPLERRGWPPWAATTAVIVVAYLILAFLALLLTFAGIQFARLVGDFSDQLQTTAQSIITWLQSFGLDQEGAGAAASVLDPSNILSFAASLGGTVLSVLTAFFFVLAYVIFMAADGARYTHAERAFGAGVKPLVRRFVLFNSGVRRYYVVNASFGAVVAIIDGLALWALGVPAPAVWAILAFVTNFIPNIGFVIGLIPPALLALVVGGWPLMLAVIAVYCVVNVTLQVLVQPKFVSDAVNLSLTLSFFSVIFWTFIIGPLGAILSIPLTLLVRALVLEGDPDKRWLRWLSGDTAAARPGGAVP